One region of Wyeomyia smithii strain HCP4-BCI-WySm-NY-G18 chromosome 3, ASM2978416v1, whole genome shotgun sequence genomic DNA includes:
- the LOC129731769 gene encoding WD repeat-containing protein 46 yields MGKKQKRYFDSAAATDGNDASGEPKIAIKKEKDKSKSKEKPLHGLIKIIQVNDRRERAFGRNRKGGIGKKDAEVPVDPEALKRHARGDGLSLKGVKSKFQKINQQRREINIEFAAEQAARAEILLNEDEGYLEVDDDEVTTEISQAEIVKNVDITTAAKHFNLQLEFGPYRMRYTKNGTYLLLGGKKGHVAAFNWVRKSLLCEMNVMESVHDVTWLMNQTMFAVAQKNWVHVYDSKGTEIHCIKGMNRVTRLEYLPHHFLLNSANEEGYLSWMDISIGKTVACYNCRMGNISMMCQNPWNAVTCVGNSKGVVSMWAPSQNQPLAKMLCHSMPLTAVTVDPSGITMATAGLDRTIRLWDIRQLDGPTTTYKLQTAASGIDMSQKRLMAISMGNICEIFNKPNLVQQNLRPYLRQRLPATISNFRFCPYEDILGIATGTGFTSIIVPGAGEPNFDTLEANPFQTLSQRREDEVHSLLEKIPSEFISLNPSQIGEVDIPTMKDRVEAKTKLLTMKPPKIDFEPRMKNRMSKAKRFRNKQIVKESKRKEAIQEIVEAKKALKHESDPVETPDFIPLESKNVLDRFQVKKKLKKK; encoded by the exons ATG GGTAAGAAACAAAAACGTTACTTCGATTCCGCTGCTGCGACAGATGGTAATGACGCGAGTGGTGAGCCaaaaattgcaattaaaaaagagaaagataAATCTAAATCAAAGGAGAAGCCCCTCCACGGCTTAATTAAAATAATACAAGTCAATGATAGGAGAGAGCGTGCATTTGGTAGGAACCGCAAGGGAGGTATAGGTAAAAAGGATGCTGAAGTTCCTGTTGACCCCGAAGCGCTCAAAAGACATGCCCGAGGAGACGGACTAAGCCTTAAAGGTGTTAAAAGTAAATTTCAAAAGATTAATCAGCAACGCAGAGAAATTAATATAGAGTTTGCTGCGGAGCAGGCAgctcgagctgaaattttgcttaaCGAGGATGAAGGTTACCTGGAAGTAGACGATGATGAAGTCACCACCGAGATTAGCCAAGCGGAAATCGTTAAAAACGTTGACATCACTACAGCCGCCAAGCACTTTAATTTGCAGCTGGAGTTTGGTCCTTATCGTATGCGGTACACTAAAAATGGAACATATCTGCTGCTGGGTGGAAAAAAAGGACACGTAGCGGCATTCAACTGGGTTCGTAAATCACTACTCTGCGAGATGAATGTGATGGAATCGGTTCATGATGTCACCTGGTTGATGAATCAAACAATGTTTGCCGTGGCGCAGAAAAACTGGGTCCATGTGTACGATAGTAAAGGAACTGAAATACACTGCATAAAAGGAATGAATCGTGTGACTCGATTAGAATATCTTCCACATCATTTTCTGCTGAATTCAGCTAACGAAGAAGGTTATTTATCCTGGATGGATATATCCATAGGAAAAACGGTAGCATGCTACAACTGTCGAATGGGTAACATCAGTATGATGTGTCAAAACCCGTGGAATGCTGTGACATGTGTCGGAAACTCCAAAGGTGTCGTTTCCATGTGGGCTCCTTCGCAGAATCAGCCCTTAGCCAAAATGCTATGTCATTCGATGCCCCTTACGGCCGTTACTGTAGATCCCAGCGGAATAACTATGGCAACGGCAGGCTTGgatcgaacaatcagattatgGGATATACGCCAACTTGACGGCCCTACAACGACCTACAAACTACAAACCGCCGCCTCCGGTATTGATATGTCGCAGAAACGGTTAATGGCAATTTCAATGGGAAACATTTGTGAGATTTTCAACAAACCAAACCTGGTTCAACAAAATCTTCGGCCATATTTAAGGCAGCGTTTGCCCGCGACTATCAGTAATTTTCGCTTTTGCCCATACGAAGATATATTGGGAATTGCTACAGGCACTGGTTTTACGTCGATCATCGTTCCGGGAGCTGGAGAACCAAACTTTGATACCCTGGAAGCTAATCCGTTCCAAACGCTCTCACAAAGACGTGAAGACGAAGTACACAGTCTACTGGAAAAGATTCCGTCGGAGTTCATTTCCCTTAATCCTTCTCAAATCGGAGAGGTGGATATACCTACAATGAAGGATCGAGTGGAAGCAAAGACCAAGCTGCTAACCATGAAACCtccgaaaattgattttgaaccTCGGATGAAAAATCGTATGTCGAAAGCGAAACGCTTCCGGAACAAACAAATCGTGAAAGAGTCCAAACGGAAGGAGGCCATACAGGAAATTGTGGAGGCTAAAAAGGCTTTAAAACACGAGAGTGACCCGGTTGAGACGCCAGACTTTATTCCTCTGGAATCGAAAAATGTGTTGGATCGGTTTCAAGTtaagaaaaaattgaagaaaaaatag
- the LOC129731771 gene encoding mediator of RNA polymerase II transcription subunit 22 yields the protein MQRSLTQSKEALLKSYNTRLKEDVRSMLENFEEIVRLAKGENETQLSKMTQCEQDTYEMQVRASNIVRAGESLMKLVSDIKQYLILNDFHSVNDAICSSSQLYRNTQLDRDTKLMAVRDDMAADLYDLEEEYYTSMYK from the exons atgcaACGAAGTTTGACGCAGTCCAAAGAAGCCCTGCTCAAATCCTATAACACTCGCTTAAAAGAAGATGTTCGCAGTATGCTGGAGAATTTCGAAG AAATCGTGCGACTTGCGAAGGGAGAAAACGAAACCCAATTATCAAAAATGACACAGTGCGAGCAAGATACTTATGAAATGCAAGTTCGGGCCTCAAATATAG tgcgTGCCGGTGAATCTCTGATGAAGCTTGTGTCCGATATCAAGCAATACCTCATATTGAATGACTTTCATTCGGTAAATGATGCTATATGCAGCAGCTCTCAATTGTATCGCAATACTCAGCTCGATCGAGATACAAAACTCATGGCGGTTCGAGACGACATGGCAGCAGATTTGTACGATTTGGAAGAAGAATACTACACTAGCATGTATAAATAA
- the LOC129731770 gene encoding uncharacterized protein LOC129731770 has product MSKPKISVYFFTNGQPFKPPHKVVIDRQKLEENQVIERVHRLHYYNGYVIYTLFGQLLRSVQEVHDDSAFVAVPRDQCFQPGPYVKVFRQYIDEKLPTADGKKSDKKKKPITKPLGTSYGCKSHVPRLAKEVRFCPGCRHVAVDTRCQDFGTTSTRGKQDTCTCRTIDPHGECVPLPVRPKQKVKRKKQGKGWSSCFRKKEEKKEPVIRMRKRDLEQMEIMRAKKMQKPKKRQRKGCCGGPTTKEEQYKKERDKLIKQRKKRLENEEKRKIKEQRAAQNRIKSRRRRQQCMARCCPCFIKKPEPIWRQPTPHSCVEHLKKARDQAIRRRQALGIPEQSSWESINFPPRFKKKICSTQTTKEDLKEARKAAGSGWSCFGGKKKKTEPEEDLCCK; this is encoded by the exons ATGTCTAAACCAAAAATTTCCGTCTACTTTTTCACCAATGGGCAACCTTTCAAACCACCGCACAAGGTTGTGATTGATCGCCAGAAATTAGAGGAAAATCAAGTTATAGAACGTGTTCATCGGCTGCATTATTACAACGGCTATGT AATTTATACGTTATTTGGACAGTTGCTGCGATCGGTTCAAGAAGTCCACGATGATTCGGCCTTTGTCGCAGTGCCAAGAGATCAATGTTTTCAGCCGGGACCTTACGTTAAGGTATTTCGGCAGTATATAGACGAGAAACT ACCAACAGCAGATGGGAAAAAATCTGATAAAAAGAAAAAACCTATCACAA AACCCTTGGGAACAAGCTACGGTTGCAAATCACATGTTCCCCGATTGGCTAAGGAAGTTCGTTTCTGTCCCGGATGTCGCCATGTAGCAGTTGATACGCGTTGTCAAGATTTCGGTACAACTTCCACTCGAGGCAAGCAGGATACCTGTACGTGCCGAACCATTGACCCTCACGGTGAATGTGTTCCACTTCCGGTTCGGCCGAAGCAAAAAGTCAAACGAAAAAAGCAAGGTAAAGGATGGAGTAGCTGTTTTCGAAAGAAAGAAGAGAAGAAAGAACCGGTAATACGCATGAGAAAGCGTGACTTAGAACAAATGGAAATTATGCGAGCAAAGAAAATGCAGAAACCCAAGAAGCGGCAACGCAAAGGTTGTTGCGGTGGACCAACAACCAAAGAAGAACAATACAAGAAAGAGCGAGACAAGTTGATTAAACAACGCAAAAAGCGTCTTGAAAACGAAGAGAAACGTAAGATCAAGGAACAGAGGGCAGCACAGAACCGTATCAAAAGTCGTCGGCGTCGACAACAGTGCATGGCCCGTTGTTGCCCGTGTTTCATAAAAAAGCCCGAACCTATATGGCGCCAACCAACACCGCATAGCTGTGTGGAGCATTTGAAAAAAGCCCGTGACCAAGCCATTCGCCGAAGGCAGGCGCTGGGTATTCCAGAACAATCATCTTGGGAAAGCATTAATTTTCCGCCAAGGTTTAAGAAAAAGATATGTAGTACCCAGACAACTAAGGAGGATCTTAAAGAGGCCCGTAAGGCTGCTGGCAGCGGTTGGAGTTGTTTTGGTGGAAAGAAAAAGAAGACTGAACCTGAAGAGGATCTTTGTTGTAAATAA
- the LOC129730966 gene encoding uncharacterized protein LOC129730966, translating into MSKSKINVYFFTNGQPLKPPHKIVIDRKKLRDNKVVERVNRLHYYNGFIVYTLFGELLRSTKEIHNHSAFVVVPRDRCFLPGPYLKAFREYVDEKLPSLIDKKKLSKTKKSTTKPKESTSGKRTPTARLKKDARVCPGCRHVPVDARCKHFGVASARTTAGSCGCQAVDPQGICAPSRRDSPKHKAKRKKSGSGLWGCLRKKQIKKEPAVRLRKMDLKRLEQQKAKKEQRPKSRQGSACCGKKPTRTEYYRNMREKMIKQRNQRIVHEEKRKIKEARTIQKRIKSKRRNRLLMVRFCPCCVKKPLPVLRPPPPHNCVVQNLVRYEACRRRQAQRTAEQLSWESITVPPMKKKRIRGTQTTKEDLKQARKTTNGRWKWCGAKKKTQGVENAPEPKGGKSDEVDLDHQPGDIDKETSALLLSSRIPSLLSLTDDPSKLPSESYSLANEEPAPADDKLVPVAEKSKEPHSQTPSVTKVMFSSASLSEHDIPSSKE; encoded by the exons ATGTCCAAATCGAAAATCAACGTATATTTTTTCACCAACGGCCAACCGTTGAAGCCGCCACATAAAATAGTAATCGACCGGAAGAAGTTAAGGGATAATAAGGTGGTAGAACGTGTAAATCGATTACACTATTACAATGGATTTAT TGTTTACACCTTGTTTGGCGAACTATTGCGTTCTACTAAAGAAATTCACAATCATTCGGCGTTCGTGGTGGTTCCCCGTGATCGATGTTTCCTACCGGGGCCTTATCTGAAAGCTTTCCGAGAATATGTGGATGAGAAATT ACCGTCTCTTATCGATAAGAAAAAACTAAGCAAAACCAAAAAATCGACTACAA AACCGAAGGAATCAACCTCTGGTAAAAGAACGCCAACAGCTCGGTTAAAGAAAGACGCACGTGTTTGTCCCGGTTGCCGGCATGTACCAGTTGATGCACGTTGTAAACATTTTGGCGTTGCAAGCGCTCGAACAACCGCTGGATCCTGTGGGTGCCAAGCAGTTGATCCGCAAGGTATTTGTGCTCCATCAAGGCGGGATTCACCCAAACATAAAGCCAAACGAAAGAAAAGTGGCTCTGGTTTGTGGGGTTGCCTTCGTAAAAAACAGATCAAAAAAGAACCAGCAGTTCGCTTAAGAAAAATGGATTTAAAGCGATTGGAAcagcaaaaagcaaaaaaagaacAAAGACCCAAAAGTCGACAAGGATCAGCCTGTTGCGGCAAAAAGCCAACACGTACAGAATATTATAGAAACATGCGCGAAAAAATGATTAAGCAGCGGAACCAACGGATTGTACATGAAGAGAAACGCAAAATTAAAGAAGCTAGGACTATTCAAAAACGCATCAAAAGTAAACGACGGAATCGTTTGCTAATGGTACGCTTCTGTCCGTGCTGCGTAAAAAAGCCTCTGCCGGTCTTAAGACCACCGCCACCGCACAACTGTGTAGTCCAAAACCTGGTCCGATATGAAGCTTGTCGTCGTCGTCAAGCTCAACGAACCGCTGAACAATTATCTTGGGAAAGCATTACTGTACCACCAATGAAGAAGAAGAGAATACGTGGAACTCAAACAACCAAAGAAGACTTGAAGCAAGCTAGAAAAACCACCAATGGTAGATGGAAATGGTGTGGAGCGAAGAAGAAAACCCAAGGTGTAGAGAACGCACCTGAGCCTAAAGGGGGTAAATCTGACGAAGTAGACCTAGACCATCAACCAGGAGACATTGATAAGGAAACAAGTGCGCTACTCTTGTCATCCCGTATCCCATCGCTACTATCACTCACCGACGATCCGTCTAAACTTCCGTCAGAGTCTTACAGTCTGGCAAACGAAGAACCTGCACCTGCTGACGATAAACTCGTACCTGTTGCAGAAAAATCAAAAGAACCGCATTCTCAAACCCCTTCAGTAACTAAAGTTATGTTTTCATCTGCTTCCCTAAGTGAACATGACATTCCTTCTTCTAAAGAGTAA
- the LOC129727295 gene encoding uncharacterized protein LOC129727295, whose protein sequence is MLSEALGDLEKCVDTAGTQLDSLALKITDVEKNLVESGDNDMPGLENGMMQLLQSVTEVKNEYQNLRKDLQEVQHLQKEMTCSLRHQLSMMNQAFYVLKKKIEANNLPITSLPPPPTTSVKENSDA, encoded by the exons ATGCTCTCCGAAGCGTTGGGTGATTTAGAAAAATGT GTCGATACAGCAGGAACACAACTCGATTCACTGGCCCTCAAAATTACTGATGTTGAGAAGAATCTGGTGGAATCCGGTGATAATGATATGCCGGGATTGGAGAACGGCATGATGCAATTGCTGCAGTCAGTCACTGAGGTAAAAAATGAATACCAGAATCTTCGCAAGGATCTTCAGGAAGTTCAGCACCTGCAGAAGGAAATGACCTGCTCTCTGAGGCACCAACTAAGTATGATGAATCAAGCATTTTACGTTTTAAAGAAAAAGATTGAGGCAAATAATTTGCCAATCACGTCCCTACCGCCTCCTCCCACAACATCGGTGAAGGAAAACTCCGATGCGTAA